In Thalassococcus sp. S3, the sequence CCTCTGCCGCCTCTTCAACACTTGGCCCGTGCTTGTGACCGCAGCTTGAACAGGTTCCGTCGCTTGCATGTTGATGGTGGGCCGGCGCGAACCTTCGCAAGTCTTTCAAACGTCTAAACCCGCGCCAGCACAGCCAAAGCCCCACCAAGGCGATCAGCCCGTAGCTGAACGGAGCAAGCCACGCATCCGCCGTATCCACCAGGCGTTCACGCCCCCAATTCAAAACGAAGAGACCCGCATAGACCAGCAGCACCGCCGTGGCGGACTGGGACAGGGACGATAGAATGGCAAGCCCCGACAGCCGCAACAACGGAACCCGCTCTGCCACGCCGTAGCCGCCGATGACAAGCTTTCCGTGGCCCGGGCCCGCGGCGTGAAAAAAGCCATAGGCGAAACAAAGCCCCATCAACGTGACCAGCGCCCCCGGATCGCCCGCGCGCAACGCCCGGATCGCCCCCGCCATCGCGCGTTGCACGTCGCGCTGTCCCTCGGCCGCCCAGCGCGCAAGATCATCGGCGCCCCCGGCAAGCCATAACCAGCCACCCAGCGCCAGAACCACCAATGCGGCCAGCGCGATCAGTTTGCGCATCTGAAGCTTACCGTTGCTGCGAAGGCCTCGCCCACTTCGGGAAACTCTTCTTCCGCGCGGGATGCAGGCATCCCGTAAAGCAATTCCTCGACCTTGGAATAGGCCGCGTCCAGATCAGGCTGGGTGACTTCCACGTCGCATGGCCCCTCGGTTTCGACCCCGCGGGTCAGGTCATAGGCCGTGTAAAAGGTTGGATCATAGGCCTGAACAATCAGATCCGCCGCGTGCTGGGGCTGCACCAAGGGACGGAAATGTGTGCTGATGATGCGGGCTTCTTCGACCCGGACGCCACGCCCTTGGGGCTTGCCCAGCGTTATCGGGCCGGCAGGCCCGGTCACATAGAGATCCCCCTCGAACCCTTCGATCCAGTTGAGGTCAAATCCCTGAAGCTGTCCGACTTCTGCGTCATCGAGCCGTCCGTCGTAGTCATTGTCGAGGCCGCGATCCTCGAACATCAGCATCGAATAGAGCTCATCGTAGTTCCAGCTCACCTCCACGCCCAGCAATCGGCCTTGGGGATCTGTGACGAGCCGCAAGCCGGTATCCACAAAGACATGTGGATGGGCGATGACCGGACCGGAAAGAGCAAGAGCCGACAGAAGACAGAGCGCGCGAAACATGAGCCGGAATGTAGAGAGGGTGCGCCCGCACAACAAGGCCCTGTGCCAATGGCCGCACCGGACCGCCGACAGCAGATGACGCAACGGAACCCGACCCAGTCCTATACGATGTCACAAGGCGCTGCCACCATGGCGCCAACGGAAGAAGGAGAAGACCCATGACCCGCACGCCTCTTGCCGCGTTGAGCCTCGCGGCCAGTGTCACCGCCGTATCGGCCCTGGCCGAAAACCGGATCGACCAGGTCCGACCGGACGCGCCCGAACTTGCCGCCTACGGTCCCTATCCGATCGGCGTGCAAACGATGACGTTCTCGCATCCGGGCCAGATCGACATTCTCAACACCACGGCCGATGCCGAACCGACCTATGATCGCCCCCTCACCGCCGAGATCTGGTATCCGGCCGCTCCGGGCACCCCGGCGGGTGGCAGCTATACGGCGGTCCTGCGCGACGGGCAGACAGAAGTCACGCTTCACGGCCAGGCCGCGCGCGATGCAGAGCCGGCCAGTGGGGAAACCTTTCCACTTGTGGTCATCTCCCATGGCTATCCCGGAAACCGGTTCCTGATGTCCCATCTGGGGGAAAACCTGGCTTCGAAGGGGTATGTCACAATCTCTGTCGATCATACCGACAGCACCTATTCCGATCAGGGCGCGTTCGGGTCAACGCTGCTGAACCGTGCACTCGACCAACGCTTTGTCATCGACCAGATGGAAGCGCTGGAAGGTCCGGTTGGCGCCATCACCGATGCCAGTTCCGTTGCGGTGATCGGCTATTCAATGGGAGGCTACGGCGCGCTGATCTTTGGCGGCGCGGGCGTGACACAGGCATCAACCGAGTATGAATGGGGCACACCCAACGGCCTGCTCTCCCGGCATCTGGCTGGGTCGGAAAGCCATGCCACCCTGATTGACGAGCGCGTCAAGGCGATCATCGCAATCGGCCCATGGGGCAATAATGCCGGTTTCTGGGATGCCGAAGGGCTGGCGGGGTTCGAGAAACCGCTGATGCTGATGGCCGGCAGCGCTGACGATGTGTCGATCTACCAGGCGATGCGCGGCATCTTTGACGGAACGACCGGAGTGACCCGGCACCTGCTAACCTTCGAGGGGGCGAACCACAACGCAGCCGCCCCCATGCCCGCCCCGGCGGAAAGCTGGACACCCGTGGACACGCTCGATTTCGTTCCCTTCGAGCACTATGCCGACGCTGTCTGGGACACCAACCGGATGAACAACGTGGCCCAACACTTTGCCACGGCCTTCATTGATCTGCACGTGAAGGGGGACGGTGAGAAGGCCGCCTATCTCGACCTCGTTCCCGTCGCAGCAGAGGGCGTCTTTGCCCTTGATGACGCCGGAAACGAGACCGAGGCGCATACCCATTGGCGTGGTTTTCCTGCTCGCACCGGTCAAGGGCTTCTGTTCGAGACCAAGGAAGCTGGCGAGTAAGCTTTGCTCCATGTTCTGCCACGTCCGGTACAAATTGTTCTGGGCGGGGCAGAGCGGGAACATGAAGGAACCACTGCGTGCCATCTGGAGGGATAAGGCACATTCGGGTCGATCACGCATGCTCTGTTAGATTGACCTAGCCCATCGCGGTTCCGCGAAACGACGTCCCGAAAAGGGATCAAGCAAGATCAAGTCGCACCTTTCCGTCGTGAAGGAAGCACCGTTTGTCAAAGAGGGATGTGTTCAGCGGATTGGGCAAGCGGATATCGCCGACATCCGGCATCGCCTTGTCCTGCAGATCGAACCTTCGCTCCAATTGCGAGATGACGACACAGATCGCGTCATGCCCTTTGACGTATCGTCTCAGCCGCTGAATCTGCTCGTTAACGGGCGGATTGCTCCGCTTCTGGTCCAGCACCTGAAGGTAGTCGATAACGACGAAAGCAGGGCCTTCATGTCCCGCCAGCCGATCAATGATATGATCCGCCGAGATCTCGTCTGACGTATCGACGATAACCGATCGCGCCCCTGGGGTCTGGTCAACGCCAAGATCCGCGAAGTGCTCGGCCACCTCTCTTTCATGGTAATCGAGAGTGAAGAAAAAGCCCCTGCGTCCATGGCATTTCGCCAAAGCCGCCAGTTCGATGCCAAGACGCGTTTTGCCATGACCGGGTCTTGCCCCCAGAAGAACCATATCACCGCGGGCCAAGTGGGACATGACCTTTTTCGCAGGGTGCGCTCTGCGCCATGACGCGGCCAGATGGCTCCAGCTTTTGTGGCCTTCCTGCGCGGCCAGCCGGTCAAGGGCTTCGTGCAGGGGGATCGCCTCGCGGCGGGCCAGGCGTTTTGCCGTGTGCTTCAGTTTGTAGATTGGGGCAGAGAGTTGCATATCGGATCCTCCTCGTCCGAGCGGTATCCGCAATCCCTCCTTATGCAAGCGCTCGACCAGGGTGAGTCCGGTTTCGATATGCCCCGCATGATGAATGCTTTCCCGGTGGAGGGGGGAGGCGCGAGCGCAGCCTTTCTTAGAATACCCCGAAAGATCGCCGCATTTCAACCGATCCGATCTACGTCAAGGCATCGTACAGCACGAGCAGCACGCTCGAGATTCGAAGACTTGAGCGTGCCAAAGGAAACAGACGCCTGCCGTAGGGTCACATCTGATCGCCCTTGCCGGTCGCGTGCGACAGGTTAGGGTCGCGCCATGGAAACCAAGACCTACGAATTGAACGGTCATCCGTTCTTTGTCCGCCATTGGGGCGATCCCGCAAAACCCGTCCTTCTGATGCTGCATGGCTTTCCGGAATATGGCGGGGCGTGGTCCGATCTGGCGCCTTACCTGACCGACCATTTCTACTGCGTTGCACCTGACCAGCGCGGGTTCGGGCAAAGCTGGGCGCCGGACGATGTCAGCCGCTATGCCACGTCCGAACTTGTGTCGGACATGGCCGCACTAATCGGCCAACTCGGCGGCAAGGTTACCGTTCTGGGCCATGATTGGGGGGCCGCCGTCGCCTATGGATTGGCGATGTTTCAGCCCGATCTTGTGGAGCGGCTGATCATTCTCAACGGCGTGCACCCCGTCCCCTTCCAGCGGGCGATGGCCACCGGGGGCGCGCAGACCGAAGCATCGCAATACATTCTTTACCTGCGCGAGGCCGGCTCCGAGGAGCGACTGGCCGCGGACAATTTCGCCAAAATGGTCTCGCTCTTCTCCGCCAAGATGAACCTCTCCTGGCTGAGCGGTTCCCGACTTGAAGACTACCGCACCGAATGGGCCCGTCCGGGACGGCTCAAGACCATGATCCACTGGTACCGCGCCTCCCCGCTCAAGGTGGCCAAGCCGGGTCAGCCCATCACCGACCTGCCCGACTTTCCCGTGGAACGCCTGCAGGTCCGCTGTCCGCATCTGCTGATCTGGGGGGAAGAGGACACCGCCCTCCTGCCCGTCTCGACCGAGAGGCTGGAGGACTTCGCCCCCGATCTTACCCGGGTCACCATGGCGGGCGTCGATCACTGGCTCTGCCATCAGAAACCGGCGGAGGTCGCCCAACACATCCTGAACTGGACCCATCCATGATCACACTCCACCATCTGAACAAATCCCGGTCCCTGCGGATCCTGTGGCTGCTGGAGGAGATTGGCACGCCCTATCAGGTCAAACGCTACCAGCGGGATGAAAAGACCAACCTCGCCCCGCCCGAACTCAAACAGGTCCATCCGCTGGGCAAGTCCCCCATGATCGAGATGGAGGGGCGCATCGTCACCGAATCCGCCGCCATCGTGGAGCTGATCTGCGCGGCGCATGCCCCCGCTATGATCCCCGAGACCGGAACCGACGCCTATATCCAGCACCTCGAACTGATGCATTTCGCCGAAGGCTCCGCCATGACGCCGATCCTTCTGAACCTCTATGTGGGCCGTCTGGGCGAGGCCGGCGCGCCGCTGCATCCACGCATTTCAGAGCAATTGCAAAGCCACTTCCAGTATATGGAGGACATCCTGCGCCCCTCCGGCCATTTCGTGCTCGACGAGCTGTCGGCCGCTGACATCATGCTCAGCTTTCCCGCGCAGATCGCCGTGCGGCTGGGCCATGCAGAGGATTACCCGCGCCTCGCCGCCTTCGTCAAAGAGCTGGAGGCGCGCCCCGCCTTTGCCCGCGCGCTGGAGGCCGGCGGGGGCGCCTGATCCGTTACTCCGCTGCCGGAAGGTCGGATTTGTCGGCGATGCGGGGCTTTTCGTCTTCGCTGACCACCTTGGGCTCCTCGGTCTCCTCGACCTCGCTCAGGGTTGTGCCGCCGATCTGTGACATCCCGCTTTCCAGCGAGACGCCCAATTCCTCGCCCAGCTTCTTGAGCGCCGGAAGCTGCACCGCCATGCCCAGGATCGAATCGAGCGCCTGATTGACCACGGGCTTGTCGCCCGCGCCCCCGCTTGCGCCTCCGTTCATGCCACCCATGCCGGTCACCTGATGGATCTTGATCGAATCGATCTTCTCCGCCGGCTTGACCATTTCGGCCACCACACCCGGCAATGCCTCCAGCCGCGCCATGTCGACCTTCATGTTTACGATGATCGGGTCGATGGCATTCTCCGCCTCGACAATCGCCTGGCGGCCCTCCGCCTCGGCCAGCAGATCCGCCTTCTTCGCCGCCGCCCGGATCGTCAGCGCGTCGGCCTCTGCCTGCGCCTCCTCTCGCCTTGCATCCGCGCGGTCATGGGCTGCGTCCTTCTCTGCCGCCGCGGCAAGCCGGATCTTCGTGGCTTCACGCTCGGCCTCTCTCTGCGCCTCGATCAGCGCGATCTCTTTCTCGCGCTGGGCCATGGCAACCGAGCGGGCCGTCTCAATGGCTTCCTGGGCCTTGGTCGCCTCCGCCCTGGCTGTGTCCGCAGACGCCCTTGCCCGGCTCTCCTCTTCGGATTTCTGCGCGATGATGATCTGACGCTCCTGATCGGCGACCTCAAGCTCCCGGTCCCGAGTGATCTCCGCCTCCCGGATCGCCTGCTCCTTCACGATCCTCGCCTGCTGTTTCTCGCGCTCGGCCACTTCGACCTGCCGGGCGATCTCCGCCTCCTGGGCCGCCTTCAGCGTGGCCACCTGCTGTGCCTGGGCAATCGCCGCCTCCTGCTCGTCGCGTTCGATGTGCAGGCGCTGGCGCTCTGCCTCCATCGCCGCGCGGCGCACGGCCACATCCGCCTCGGCATCAATCTCTGCGCGCTCTTTTTTCGATTTTGCAATAACTTCGGCGAGTTTTCTCATGCCAACCGCGTTGAACGCGTTGTTCTCGTCCAGCGCCTCGAACGGGGTCTGGTCAAGCGCTGTCAGCGACACGCTTTCCAGTTCCAGCCCGTTCTTCAGCAAATCCTCCGAGACTGCGTTCTGCACCTCCTGCACAAATTCCGCGCGGTTCTCGTGCAATTCGTCCATCGTCATCTGCGCGGCCACCGCGCGCAGACCATCAACCAGCTTACCCTCGATCATCTCGCGGAGCTGATCCACGTAAAATGTCCGGTCCCCAAGGGTTTGCGCGGCGCGGCTGATCCCTTCGGTCGTCGCATTGACCGAGACGTAGAATTCCACGCCCACATCGACCCGCATCCGGTCGCGGGTGATCAGCGCGCCCTCTCCGGTGCGCTGCACTTCCAGCCTGAGCGTTTTCATGTTCACCGGGCTGATCTCGTGCAGCAAAGGCACGACAATCGTACCTCCGTCCATGATGACCTTCTTGCCGCCGGCCCCCGTCTTGACCAGGCTCATCTCGCGCGTCGCGCGCCGATAGAGCCGGCCCAGGACCAGTCCGATCAGAGCCAGAAAAACGACGAAAGTGCCGACGATGACGAGGATCGTCATAAGGTCCATGGCGCATATCTCCTGTATTGTTTGATCAGTAATGTCAGTCCGATAGCGGGATCAGACGATACCCGCCGCTGGGCCGGTGCCGCAGAACCAGAACCTCGACCCCGGTGATAATCTCCGTTTCGTCCTGCAAGGGCTCGGCCCTGATATAATGCATGTTTCCGTAAAAGTCCGTGACACGCACTTCGGCGGCTTGACCCCGCCGAGCCACGCCCTGGCTGACGATCCCGCGTCGCCTTGCCAGCCTGTTACGGGACACTGCGCTCGTCTCTGTCTTGGGCAGCACTCGCGCAAAAAGTGCGGCAAAGCGACTGGCAAATCCCACCCCCAAGACGGCAGCCCCCAGCACGGCCAGCCAGACCGGCAATGGTGATCCCAGGGCCGTGATTGCCATGCTCTGCGCCACCACGCCGCTTAATCCAAAGCCCATCAAAAGCGAGGCGAGCCACAGTATGAAGGGCGCTTTGCCGATGCCCAGCCAGGCGAGCGTGCCGCCGGCAAAGTCCGGTTCGGATTCCACACCCTCCTCGATCACCGCAGGCACTTCGTACTCGCCCAGATCCAGCTCCGCCGTCTCGACCCCAAGTTCCAGGTCGGCCACATCCATCTCGGCGGCGTCTATTCCGTCAATCTCCGCCTCGCCGCCCATCAGCGTCCCGCCCAGCAGGGCAAAGATCAGTTCAAGAGTGAAAAGCCCCGCCAACAAGGCAAGAGCAAGCGTGAAGGGA encodes:
- a CDS encoding nickel/cobalt transporter — translated: MRKLIALAALVVLALGGWLWLAGGADDLARWAAEGQRDVQRAMAGAIRALRAGDPGALVTLMGLCFAYGFFHAAGPGHGKLVIGGYGVAERVPLLRLSGLAILSSLSQSATAVLLVYAGLFVLNWGRERLVDTADAWLAPFSYGLIALVGLWLCWRGFRRLKDLRRFAPAHHQHASDGTCSSCGHKHGPSVEEAAEVRSLRDALVVIASVAVRPCTGAIFILILTWQMGIAMAGIAGAFAIGLGTASVTVAVAVAAVTFREGTLSRWTGDGALRVTAFLELTAGFIIALVATQIALRLI
- a CDS encoding DUF1007 family protein, producing MFRALCLLSALALSGPVIAHPHVFVDTGLRLVTDPQGRLLGVEVSWNYDELYSMLMFEDRGLDNDYDGRLDDAEVGQLQGFDLNWIEGFEGDLYVTGPAGPITLGKPQGRGVRVEEARIISTHFRPLVQPQHAADLIVQAYDPTFYTAYDLTRGVETEGPCDVEVTQPDLDAAYSKVEELLYGMPASRAEEEFPEVGEAFAATVSFRCAN
- a CDS encoding dienelactone hydrolase; its protein translation is MTRTPLAALSLAASVTAVSALAENRIDQVRPDAPELAAYGPYPIGVQTMTFSHPGQIDILNTTADAEPTYDRPLTAEIWYPAAPGTPAGGSYTAVLRDGQTEVTLHGQAARDAEPASGETFPLVVISHGYPGNRFLMSHLGENLASKGYVTISVDHTDSTYSDQGAFGSTLLNRALDQRFVIDQMEALEGPVGAITDASSVAVIGYSMGGYGALIFGGAGVTQASTEYEWGTPNGLLSRHLAGSESHATLIDERVKAIIAIGPWGNNAGFWDAEGLAGFEKPLMLMAGSADDVSIYQAMRGIFDGTTGVTRHLLTFEGANHNAAAPMPAPAESWTPVDTLDFVPFEHYADAVWDTNRMNNVAQHFATAFIDLHVKGDGEKAAYLDLVPVAAEGVFALDDAGNETEAHTHWRGFPARTGQGLLFETKEAGE
- a CDS encoding DNA helicase, which codes for MQLSAPIYKLKHTAKRLARREAIPLHEALDRLAAQEGHKSWSHLAASWRRAHPAKKVMSHLARGDMVLLGARPGHGKTRLGIELAALAKCHGRRGFFFTLDYHEREVAEHFADLGVDQTPGARSVIVDTSDEISADHIIDRLAGHEGPAFVVIDYLQVLDQKRSNPPVNEQIQRLRRYVKGHDAICVVISQLERRFDLQDKAMPDVGDIRLPNPLNTSLFDKRCFLHDGKVRLDLA
- a CDS encoding alpha/beta fold hydrolase gives rise to the protein METKTYELNGHPFFVRHWGDPAKPVLLMLHGFPEYGGAWSDLAPYLTDHFYCVAPDQRGFGQSWAPDDVSRYATSELVSDMAALIGQLGGKVTVLGHDWGAAVAYGLAMFQPDLVERLIILNGVHPVPFQRAMATGGAQTEASQYILYLREAGSEERLAADNFAKMVSLFSAKMNLSWLSGSRLEDYRTEWARPGRLKTMIHWYRASPLKVAKPGQPITDLPDFPVERLQVRCPHLLIWGEEDTALLPVSTERLEDFAPDLTRVTMAGVDHWLCHQKPAEVAQHILNWTHP
- a CDS encoding glutathione S-transferase family protein, whose amino-acid sequence is MITLHHLNKSRSLRILWLLEEIGTPYQVKRYQRDEKTNLAPPELKQVHPLGKSPMIEMEGRIVTESAAIVELICAAHAPAMIPETGTDAYIQHLELMHFAEGSAMTPILLNLYVGRLGEAGAPLHPRISEQLQSHFQYMEDILRPSGHFVLDELSAADIMLSFPAQIAVRLGHAEDYPRLAAFVKELEARPAFARALEAGGGA
- a CDS encoding flotillin family protein; this translates as MDLMTILVIVGTFVVFLALIGLVLGRLYRRATREMSLVKTGAGGKKVIMDGGTIVVPLLHEISPVNMKTLRLEVQRTGEGALITRDRMRVDVGVEFYVSVNATTEGISRAAQTLGDRTFYVDQLREMIEGKLVDGLRAVAAQMTMDELHENRAEFVQEVQNAVSEDLLKNGLELESVSLTALDQTPFEALDENNAFNAVGMRKLAEVIAKSKKERAEIDAEADVAVRRAAMEAERQRLHIERDEQEAAIAQAQQVATLKAAQEAEIARQVEVAEREKQQARIVKEQAIREAEITRDRELEVADQERQIIIAQKSEEESRARASADTARAEATKAQEAIETARSVAMAQREKEIALIEAQREAEREATKIRLAAAAEKDAAHDRADARREEAQAEADALTIRAAAKKADLLAEAEGRQAIVEAENAIDPIIVNMKVDMARLEALPGVVAEMVKPAEKIDSIKIHQVTGMGGMNGGASGGAGDKPVVNQALDSILGMAVQLPALKKLGEELGVSLESGMSQIGGTTLSEVEETEEPKVVSEDEKPRIADKSDLPAAE
- a CDS encoding OB-fold-containig protein gives rise to the protein METFSAPMLSTFLSPEFAPFTLALALLAGLFTLELIFALLGGTLMGGEAEIDGIDAAEMDVADLELGVETAELDLGEYEVPAVIEEGVESEPDFAGGTLAWLGIGKAPFILWLASLLMGFGLSGVVAQSMAITALGSPLPVWLAVLGAAVLGVGFASRFAALFARVLPKTETSAVSRNRLARRRGIVSQGVARRGQAAEVRVTDFYGNMHYIRAEPLQDETEIITGVEVLVLRHRPSGGYRLIPLSD